The following proteins come from a genomic window of Coleofasciculaceae cyanobacterium:
- a CDS encoding reverse transcriptase domain-containing protein: protein MIGHSSNASELWEFEDWKKFQKTTFRLQKRIYSAVRNGDKRKAKSLQRLLLKSECARMIAIRQVTQLNAGKKTAGIDGKTALTHEERYELESVLNEDSHNWKHNKLREIPIPKKDGTKRILKVPTIADRAWQCLVKLALEPAHEATFHERSYGFRTGRGAHDAQKILFLNLNSRANGKDKRVIELDIEKCFDRINHTAILDKVIAPQFIKQGLFKCLKAGINAEFPEQGTPQGGVVSPLLANIALNGIEEIHPSVRYADDMVIILKPKDDAEQILERISQFLADRGLKVSEKKTKLTATADGFDFLGWHFKVQSNGKFRCVPSEGNYQKFREKVKEIVNNSNYGAEVKASKLAPIVRGWRFYHKYCKMDGSRFSLWHINHRTFTVFNKEKKQDRYKATKLVDMAFPNVSYSENRFVNVKGNKSPYDGDLAYWSKRNSVLYDGYTANALRRQNHSCEHCKLKLTSEQRVHLHHVDGNHSNWNYSNLRAIHESCHDYIHMKHKGIKP from the coding sequence ATGATTGGACACAGCAGTAATGCTAGTGAATTATGGGAATTCGAGGACTGGAAGAAATTCCAAAAGACGACTTTCCGCCTTCAAAAGAGAATATATTCAGCAGTTAGAAACGGAGACAAGCGTAAAGCAAAGTCATTACAAAGACTCTTACTAAAGTCGGAATGTGCGAGGATGATAGCTATTCGCCAGGTAACACAACTCAACGCAGGTAAGAAGACTGCTGGAATTGATGGCAAAACTGCGCTCACGCATGAAGAGAGATATGAACTCGAATCAGTATTGAACGAAGATAGTCACAACTGGAAACACAATAAACTTCGTGAAATACCAATCCCCAAAAAGGACGGTACAAAACGAATACTAAAAGTTCCCACTATCGCAGATAGAGCATGGCAATGCCTTGTGAAATTAGCTTTAGAACCAGCACATGAAGCAACATTCCATGAGCGAAGCTACGGGTTTAGAACAGGTCGAGGAGCGCATGACGCTCAGAAAATTCTATTCTTAAATCTCAACAGTAGAGCTAACGGAAAAGATAAAAGAGTTATTGAACTCGATATCGAAAAATGCTTCGACAGGATTAACCATACCGCTATTTTAGACAAGGTAATAGCACCTCAGTTTATTAAACAGGGATTATTTAAATGTCTAAAAGCTGGAATTAATGCCGAGTTCCCCGAACAAGGTACACCCCAGGGTGGAGTAGTTAGTCCATTACTTGCAAATATCGCTCTAAACGGAATTGAGGAAATACACCCATCTGTACGTTATGCAGACGATATGGTAATAATCCTCAAACCCAAAGACGATGCAGAACAAATACTTGAAAGAATTAGCCAATTCTTAGCAGATAGAGGACTAAAAGTAAGCGAGAAAAAGACCAAGCTAACCGCTACGGCAGATGGATTTGATTTCTTAGGATGGCATTTTAAAGTGCAGTCCAACGGAAAGTTTCGGTGCGTTCCCAGTGAAGGCAATTATCAGAAATTCCGTGAGAAGGTTAAGGAAATTGTCAACAATTCTAACTATGGTGCAGAGGTGAAAGCTAGTAAACTAGCACCTATCGTTCGAGGATGGAGATTTTATCATAAGTACTGCAAGATGGATGGCTCTAGATTTAGTCTATGGCACATAAATCACAGAACTTTTACAGTCTTCAACAAAGAAAAAAAACAAGACCGTTATAAAGCTACGAAATTAGTCGATATGGCGTTCCCAAATGTTTCTTACTCCGAGAACAGATTCGTAAATGTCAAAGGCAATAAATCTCCATATGATGGTGATTTAGCGTACTGGTCTAAAAGGAACAGTGTCCTATACGACGGATATACAGCCAATGCATTAAGACGACAGAACCATTCATGTGAACATTGTAAACTCAAATTGACTTCAGAACAGAGAGTACATCTACACCATGTAGACGGAAATCACTCCAATTGGAATTATAGCAATTTGAGAGCAATACATGAGTCATGTCATGACTACATACATATGAAGCACAAGGGAATCAAGCCCTAA
- the blaOXA gene encoding class D beta-lactamase yields the protein MNKLINLILIFVLTIVGSGLGIEHQVYSQTEPEIEQINFQQHFANLGVNGSIIIYDLNRDRFYQHNPNRNNATFLPGSTYKIPNSLIALETEVIKNDVEVLTWDGIERGLDDSPIPEWNQDLNMRLAFKYSAIWFYQVLARKIGHQRMQDFVNKIQYGNQNIGAAENLDNFWLEGELRITPQQQIDFLRRLEQNELPVAPKNLALVKDIAITEQTSNYVLRAKTGWVTSVTPQIGWYVGYLEQNNNVYFFATNIDIVTEKDSAARLEVTRLCLQDLGLF from the coding sequence ATGAACAAACTAATTAATTTAATATTAATATTCGTTTTGACAATAGTTGGTAGTGGCTTGGGCATAGAACATCAGGTTTATTCGCAAACTGAACCAGAAATAGAGCAAATTAATTTTCAGCAGCATTTTGCTAATTTAGGAGTAAATGGTTCGATTATCATTTACGATCTTAACCGCGATCGCTTTTATCAACATAATCCCAATCGCAATAATGCTACCTTTCTCCCAGGTTCAACCTATAAAATTCCTAATTCACTAATTGCTTTGGAAACTGAGGTAATTAAAAATGATGTTGAGGTTCTTACTTGGGATGGAATTGAAAGAGGTTTAGATGATTCTCCTATTCCAGAATGGAATCAAGATTTAAATATGCGCCTAGCTTTTAAGTATTCTGCTATTTGGTTTTATCAAGTCCTTGCCCGTAAAATTGGTCATCAAAGAATGCAGGATTTTGTTAATAAAATTCAATACGGCAATCAAAATATTGGTGCAGCCGAAAATCTCGATAACTTTTGGCTTGAGGGAGAGTTGAGAATTACACCTCAACAGCAAATTGACTTTCTCCGCCGTCTTGAGCAAAATGAATTACCTGTTGCTCCAAAAAATCTCGCTCTAGTTAAAGATATTGCAATTACCGAACAAACATCTAATTATGTGCTTCGAGCAAAAACAGGATGGGTTACTTCCGTGACACCACAAATAGGTTGGTATGTGGGTTATTTGGAACAAAATAATAATGTTTATTTCTTCGCTACCAATATTGATATTGTGACCGAAAAAGATTCCGCAGCACGATTAGAAGTTACTAGACTATGTTTACAAGACTTAGGACTATTCTGA